A part of Terriglobus roseus genomic DNA contains:
- a CDS encoding dihydroorotate dehydrogenase yields the protein MTVEVAGVAMRSPVIAASGTFGYGVEFEEILDLAKIGAFVTKGLSLHPMDGNKAPRIIETSSGMMNAIGLQNIGVEAFIKDKMPGIRRMPGVVCIANVFGYTIEDCLGVIERLNDAEGIAMYELNASCPNTKHGGMVFGTDPDSLGDLVHQCKNISKRPLMVKLSPNVTNIGGMARVAQAAGANAVSLVNTFLSLAIDVKTRKPKIANVTGGLSGPAIKPIAVRMVWEVARSVNIPIVGMGGIVKPEDAVEFLLAGATAVEVGTASYADPRAVEKISTGLERWCAANGVTNAADLTGGLRT from the coding sequence ATGACAGTAGAGGTGGCCGGCGTCGCAATGCGATCGCCGGTCATCGCTGCAAGTGGAACCTTCGGCTACGGCGTGGAGTTCGAGGAAATCCTCGACCTCGCAAAGATCGGCGCTTTCGTCACCAAAGGCTTGTCCCTCCACCCCATGGACGGCAACAAGGCGCCCCGCATCATCGAAACTTCCTCCGGCATGATGAATGCCATCGGCCTGCAGAACATCGGCGTTGAAGCATTTATCAAAGACAAGATGCCCGGCATCCGCCGCATGCCCGGCGTCGTCTGCATCGCAAACGTCTTCGGCTACACCATTGAAGACTGTCTCGGTGTCATCGAGCGCCTGAACGACGCCGAAGGCATCGCCATGTACGAACTGAACGCAAGCTGCCCCAACACCAAACACGGCGGCATGGTCTTCGGCACAGACCCCGACTCTCTCGGCGACCTCGTTCACCAGTGCAAAAACATCTCCAAGCGCCCGCTCATGGTGAAGCTGTCGCCCAACGTCACCAACATCGGCGGCATGGCACGCGTAGCCCAGGCGGCAGGTGCAAACGCCGTCTCTCTGGTGAACACGTTCCTCTCGCTGGCAATCGACGTGAAAACCCGCAAACCAAAGATCGCCAACGTCACCGGTGGTCTCAGCGGCCCGGCCATCAAGCCCATCGCCGTCCGCATGGTGTGGGAGGTAGCGCGCTCCGTCAACATCCCCATCGTGGGCATGGGCGGCATCGTCAAGCCAGAAGACGCGGTGGAGTTTCTGCTCGCAGGAGCAACCGCCGTAGAAGTGGGCACCGCCAGCTACGCCGACCCCCGCGCCGTAGAGAAGATCAGCACCGGCCTCGAGCGTTGGTGCGCCGCCAACGGAGTGACCAACGCAGCCGATCTAACCGGTGGTCTGCGCACTTAG
- the dgt gene encoding dGTP triphosphohydrolase — protein sequence MAEQALLQREWSETAELRAPGFERDRERVVQARAFRRLAGKTQVFTSRESDHFRSRLTHTIEVVQIAREVARCLGLNEELVETLALVHDIGHPPFGHAGERALDQCLRKHGLRFDHNLHALRIVEHFEDWYAAHRGLNLTLGVREGIVKHSRDYSAIDYPALQPYFLNQRPPLEAQLIDLADEIAYLTADLDDGVESGLLEIEHICANIGIMGRAYEKVQEIHPGVSQKFHFHEALQLMQSELTCDLIENTAANVMQHRLRSLDDVRNCPERVATFSPAMEAQRQEEKAYLYGKLYTCDFLEAEHSKAEHVVTTLFQFYMQDPSRMPAGYIEESAVDGLPRTVADYIAGMTDNYILQQFWIASKLRR from the coding sequence GTGGCAGAGCAGGCATTGCTGCAGCGTGAGTGGTCAGAGACCGCGGAGCTTCGTGCTCCCGGTTTCGAACGCGATCGCGAACGCGTGGTGCAGGCGCGTGCCTTCCGTCGCCTCGCAGGCAAAACGCAGGTCTTCACCAGTCGCGAATCGGATCACTTCCGCTCACGGCTCACGCACACCATTGAGGTGGTGCAGATCGCACGCGAAGTAGCGCGATGCCTCGGCCTGAACGAAGAACTCGTTGAAACCCTCGCACTCGTTCACGACATCGGCCATCCACCCTTTGGTCACGCAGGCGAACGTGCGCTGGATCAATGCCTGCGCAAACACGGCCTTCGCTTCGATCACAATCTGCACGCGCTACGCATCGTCGAACACTTTGAAGACTGGTACGCTGCGCATCGCGGATTGAACCTCACGCTCGGCGTCCGCGAAGGCATCGTGAAACACTCACGCGATTACAGCGCGATCGACTATCCCGCGTTGCAGCCATACTTTCTCAATCAGCGTCCACCGCTCGAAGCGCAATTGATTGACCTCGCGGATGAGATTGCATACCTCACCGCTGATCTCGATGACGGCGTAGAAAGCGGCCTCCTCGAAATCGAACACATCTGCGCCAACATCGGCATCATGGGTCGCGCTTACGAAAAGGTGCAGGAGATCCATCCCGGCGTCTCGCAAAAGTTCCACTTTCACGAAGCGCTGCAGCTCATGCAGAGCGAACTCACCTGCGACCTCATTGAAAACACCGCGGCCAATGTCATGCAGCATCGCCTGCGTTCATTGGACGATGTGCGCAACTGCCCGGAGCGTGTCGCCACATTCTCTCCTGCAATGGAAGCACAACGTCAGGAAGAAAAAGCCTATCTCTACGGCAAGCTTTACACCTGCGACTTCCTCGAAGCAGAGCACTCCAAGGCGGAGCACGTCGTCACCACGCTCTTCCAGTTCTACATGCAGGATCCTTCTCGCATGCCCGCAGGCTACATCGAAGAAAGCGCCGTCGACGGCCTGCCCCGCACCGTCGCCGACTACATTGCAGGCATGACAGACAACTACATCCTGCAGCAGTTCTGGATAGCCTCCAAGCTCCGCCGCTAG
- the purH gene encoding bifunctional phosphoribosylaminoimidazolecarboxamide formyltransferase/IMP cyclohydrolase produces MGKITRALLSVTDKTGLLDFAKRLDAQGVELVSTGGTAKMLRDGGLAVRDISDLTGFPEMLDGRVKTLHPKVHGGILHIRSNAEHVAAVNEHAIQPIDMVVVNLYAFEKTASKPGVKLAEIVENIDIGGPSMVRSAAKNYQDVAIVTDAADYTAIADEMEANGGSLSLATKWRLAKAAFATTAAYDTAIANALEKLPEPDGTHEQPATFGDVLPKSLRLNLPLKGTLRYGENPHQKAAVYTDGTDKGIANAKQLQGKELSFNNLVDLDACWDLASEFTEPAVAIIKHTNPCGVATGDTVADAYRNALAADPISAFGGVIGINREVGADAAEEIAKLFVEAIVAPKFTAEAVEVFAKKKNLRLIEIDPAPAKIALKQISGGMLLQDADRGSLADVELKVVTKRQPTPEELTALKFAWTVCKYVKSNAIVYARTHERHGQSVGIGAGQMSRVDAAKFGAQKAVLPLTGTVAASDAFFPFPDGLEVVAHAGATAIIQPGGSVRDNEVIEAADKLGIAMIFTGMRHFRHG; encoded by the coding sequence ATGGGTAAGATCACACGCGCGCTGCTGAGCGTCACGGACAAAACAGGACTTCTTGATTTTGCAAAGCGCCTCGACGCGCAGGGCGTGGAGCTGGTCTCCACCGGCGGCACCGCCAAGATGCTGCGCGACGGTGGCCTCGCAGTCCGCGACATCAGCGATCTCACCGGCTTCCCTGAAATGCTCGACGGCCGCGTGAAGACCCTCCACCCCAAGGTTCACGGCGGCATCTTGCACATCCGTTCCAACGCCGAGCACGTCGCCGCAGTGAACGAGCACGCCATCCAGCCCATCGACATGGTCGTGGTCAACCTCTACGCCTTTGAGAAGACTGCCTCCAAGCCCGGCGTCAAGCTGGCGGAGATCGTCGAAAACATCGACATCGGTGGTCCCAGCATGGTGCGCAGCGCGGCCAAGAACTACCAGGACGTCGCCATCGTCACCGACGCAGCGGACTACACCGCCATCGCCGACGAGATGGAAGCCAACGGCGGTTCGCTCTCGCTGGCTACCAAGTGGCGTCTCGCCAAGGCAGCCTTCGCCACCACCGCTGCGTATGACACCGCCATCGCCAACGCGCTGGAGAAGCTCCCCGAGCCCGACGGCACCCACGAGCAGCCTGCGACGTTTGGAGACGTACTGCCCAAGTCCCTCCGCCTGAACCTGCCTCTGAAGGGAACGCTCCGTTACGGCGAGAACCCGCACCAGAAGGCCGCTGTCTACACCGACGGCACAGACAAGGGCATCGCCAACGCGAAGCAGCTCCAGGGCAAGGAACTCTCCTTCAACAACCTCGTCGACCTCGACGCCTGCTGGGACCTCGCCAGCGAGTTCACTGAACCCGCCGTCGCCATCATCAAGCACACCAACCCCTGCGGTGTGGCCACCGGCGACACCGTAGCCGACGCCTACCGCAACGCCCTCGCCGCAGACCCCATCTCGGCCTTCGGTGGCGTCATCGGCATCAATCGCGAAGTTGGTGCAGATGCGGCAGAGGAAATCGCCAAGCTCTTCGTCGAAGCCATCGTCGCTCCCAAGTTCACGGCGGAAGCAGTCGAAGTTTTTGCAAAGAAGAAAAACCTTCGTCTCATCGAAATCGATCCCGCCCCCGCAAAGATCGCTCTCAAGCAGATCTCCGGCGGCATGCTTCTTCAGGACGCGGATCGCGGCTCGCTGGCCGACGTGGAACTGAAAGTCGTAACCAAGCGCCAGCCCACACCGGAAGAACTCACCGCTCTGAAGTTCGCGTGGACGGTCTGCAAGTACGTGAAATCAAACGCCATTGTTTACGCTCGCACGCATGAGCGCCACGGCCAGTCCGTCGGCATCGGCGCAGGTCAGATGAGCCGCGTTGACGCAGCAAAGTTCGGCGCACAGAAGGCAGTCCTTCCGCTCACCGGCACGGTGGCCGCGTCTGACGCCTTCTTCCCCTTCCCTGACGGTCTGGAAGTAGTGGCACACGCTGGCGCAACCGCCATCATTCAACCGGGTGGCAGCGTGCGCGACAATGAAGTCATCGAAGCGGCAGACAAATTAGGCATTGCCATGATTTTCACTGGAATGCGACACTTCCGTCACGGCTGA
- a CDS encoding tetratricopeptide repeat protein, with translation MIGPQNVVLSSSLRRVSRWMPLVAAALLVSAAPLSAQKNTNAPAPLPPVTAAQDASGPSAAYYHYGLAHIYEELATTQGRSDYATQAVEQYKLALDADPTSTYLQDGLASLYFKLGRIREAVQVSQDQIKKNNDDLEAHRLLGRIYYRSLGDAQGPQQQQMVDLARAEYEMLVKLEPNVAENHLLLGQLYEVSHDSVKAEEQFKAAQTLDGGTEESLLNLARLYSEQGDTQRVVNTLSALPVEDRTARIELAIGASYDQLHKPKEAAAAYQRALDDEGDNMDAMHGLANALLAQDKLDDALKAYNNILAAEPQDAQTYIKISEIQRRQGHYDTALATLQKAKASIPDNEELIFNEALLYDALGRYADAEAALKGVLQTTAKSDNSYTDGERNNRAIFLDRLATLYREENKIDLAVDAYKQMTSLGGEFKSRGVGGAVDAYRDAHEWDKAEAVAAVAAKASPEDRDAQMLWAGQLADTGKAEEGIALLKKQLNGKGPDDRITYLTLAQAYLRLRKYDDANAALDKAEPLSARNEDKLYLWFLRGTIDDKENKKDEAETWFRKSLDVDPNNAQTLNYLAYMFAERGVKLPEALSMVKKAVELDPQNYAYLDTEGWVYFKMGEYAMAEDLLQKAVERNATDPTVHDHLGQALEKQGKLKPAVAQWERALTEYSRSLPADIEPDDVSNLHKRLDSAKVKLAKNAAGTKVTP, from the coding sequence ATGATTGGTCCGCAGAACGTTGTTCTCTCGTCTTCCCTCCGGCGCGTCTCGCGCTGGATGCCTCTGGTCGCCGCGGCACTCCTCGTGTCCGCGGCGCCGCTGTCTGCTCAGAAGAACACGAACGCACCCGCGCCGCTGCCCCCGGTTACGGCCGCGCAGGATGCTTCAGGTCCAAGCGCGGCTTACTACCATTACGGCCTGGCGCACATCTACGAAGAACTCGCCACCACGCAGGGCCGTAGCGACTATGCCACGCAGGCCGTTGAGCAGTACAAGCTCGCGTTGGATGCCGACCCCACCTCCACGTATCTGCAGGACGGCCTCGCAAGTCTGTACTTCAAACTTGGCCGCATCCGTGAAGCCGTGCAGGTCTCCCAGGACCAGATCAAGAAGAATAACGACGACCTGGAAGCGCATCGCCTCCTCGGTCGCATTTACTACCGTTCGCTCGGCGACGCGCAGGGCCCACAGCAGCAACAGATGGTTGACCTCGCACGCGCCGAATACGAAATGCTCGTCAAGCTCGAGCCCAACGTCGCAGAGAACCATCTTCTGCTTGGCCAGCTCTACGAAGTAAGTCACGATTCGGTAAAGGCTGAAGAGCAGTTCAAAGCAGCGCAGACTCTCGATGGCGGCACAGAAGAATCGCTGTTGAACCTCGCGCGTCTCTACAGCGAACAGGGAGACACGCAGCGCGTGGTCAACACGCTCTCCGCTCTGCCGGTTGAAGATCGCACCGCACGCATCGAACTCGCCATCGGCGCCAGCTACGACCAGTTGCACAAGCCGAAGGAAGCTGCCGCAGCCTACCAGCGTGCGTTGGACGACGAAGGCGACAACATGGACGCCATGCACGGTCTTGCGAACGCGCTTCTCGCGCAGGATAAGCTCGACGATGCATTGAAGGCCTACAACAACATCCTGGCCGCTGAACCGCAGGATGCGCAGACCTACATCAAGATCTCCGAAATCCAGCGCCGTCAGGGTCATTACGACACAGCCCTCGCCACGCTGCAGAAGGCGAAAGCCTCCATTCCAGACAACGAAGAGCTCATCTTTAACGAAGCTCTGCTGTACGACGCTCTCGGTCGCTACGCGGATGCGGAAGCTGCATTGAAGGGCGTTCTCCAGACCACCGCAAAGTCTGACAACAGCTACACCGATGGCGAACGCAACAACCGCGCCATCTTCCTTGATCGTCTGGCCACGCTCTATCGCGAAGAGAACAAGATCGACCTCGCTGTGGATGCGTACAAGCAGATGACGTCGCTCGGCGGCGAGTTCAAATCACGCGGTGTAGGCGGTGCAGTTGACGCCTATCGTGACGCGCATGAGTGGGACAAGGCAGAAGCAGTCGCTGCCGTAGCTGCAAAAGCTTCGCCGGAAGATCGCGATGCGCAGATGCTCTGGGCAGGCCAGCTTGCGGATACCGGCAAAGCAGAAGAAGGCATTGCGCTGCTCAAGAAGCAGTTGAATGGCAAAGGCCCGGACGACCGCATCACGTATCTCACACTGGCACAGGCATACCTTCGTCTGCGCAAGTATGACGATGCGAACGCCGCGCTGGATAAGGCTGAACCGCTCTCCGCACGCAACGAAGACAAGCTTTACCTCTGGTTCCTGCGCGGCACCATTGACGACAAGGAAAACAAGAAGGACGAAGCGGAAACATGGTTCCGCAAGTCGCTCGATGTTGATCCCAACAACGCGCAGACGCTCAACTATCTCGCCTACATGTTCGCGGAGCGCGGCGTAAAGCTGCCCGAAGCACTCAGCATGGTGAAGAAGGCAGTTGAGCTTGATCCGCAGAACTACGCCTATCTCGACACCGAGGGTTGGGTGTACTTCAAGATGGGCGAGTACGCCATGGCGGAAGATCTGTTGCAGAAGGCCGTGGAACGCAACGCCACCGATCCCACCGTCCACGATCATCTTGGTCAGGCGTTAGAGAAACAGGGCAAGTTGAAGCCCGCAGTCGCACAGTGGGAACGCGCGCTGACAGAGTACAGCCGCTCGTTGCCCGCCGATATTGAGCCAGACGACGTCAGCAATCTGCACAAGCGTCTTGATTCTGCAAAGGTAAAACTCGCTAAGAACGCAGCGGGAACGAAGGTGACGCCGTAG
- a CDS encoding metal-dependent hydrolase family protein — MKIASVTFALLCPAALLAQQQPHTVVLHAARILDVAAGKTLTPGEVLVEGTRIKEAGTHVTHPAGAEVIELGDTTLMPGLIDAHTHLFLHVGNEANQTVDESVPERTLIAADAARHDLLAGFTAERDMGTEGAGCADVAVRNAINRGLIPGPRMRVSCNAIDITGGHEDNSGKNPEQHLLSNADRADSTDEVLHTIREQRKQGADFVKMYETGRDNLHDGVFTSPYQYTQEQLTAAVAEAKRTGSRVAVHATAEPGTGYAVAAGVASVDHADFLSSETMKQMKEKGIFAVPTFAISEYFAEHTESPTATQRRRESEAFHAAEFKKQIAAGVPFAVGSDVGPFPHGTQAREMELMVKYGMSAADVLHADLINGAKLLDWENSIGQLKPGFFADVIAVPGDPIKDISALTHVQFVMKNGEVIKR, encoded by the coding sequence ATGAAGATTGCCTCCGTAACCTTCGCCCTGCTCTGTCCCGCGGCGCTGCTTGCACAACAGCAGCCTCACACCGTCGTGTTGCACGCAGCACGCATCCTCGATGTAGCAGCAGGAAAGACGCTTACTCCGGGCGAAGTGCTCGTGGAAGGCACCAGGATCAAGGAAGCAGGAACCCACGTAACGCATCCTGCCGGTGCAGAAGTCATTGAACTCGGCGACACCACGCTGATGCCCGGCCTCATCGACGCACACACGCATCTCTTCCTTCATGTAGGTAACGAAGCTAACCAAACCGTAGATGAAAGCGTTCCGGAACGCACACTCATCGCCGCCGACGCAGCAAGGCACGACCTCCTCGCCGGCTTCACCGCCGAACGCGACATGGGCACCGAAGGCGCGGGCTGCGCGGATGTTGCGGTGCGCAACGCCATCAATCGCGGCTTGATCCCCGGCCCGCGCATGCGCGTCTCCTGCAACGCCATCGACATCACCGGCGGCCACGAAGACAACAGTGGCAAGAACCCAGAACAACATCTGTTAAGCAATGCCGATCGCGCCGACAGCACAGACGAAGTCCTGCACACCATTCGCGAACAGCGCAAGCAGGGCGCGGACTTCGTAAAGATGTACGAGACCGGCCGCGACAATCTGCACGACGGCGTCTTCACATCACCCTACCAATACACGCAGGAACAACTCACCGCAGCCGTCGCAGAAGCAAAGCGCACCGGCAGCAGAGTCGCCGTCCACGCAACAGCAGAACCCGGCACGGGCTACGCTGTAGCCGCGGGCGTGGCATCTGTTGATCACGCTGATTTTCTTTCGTCAGAAACCATGAAGCAGATGAAAGAGAAGGGCATCTTCGCCGTGCCCACCTTCGCCATCAGCGAATACTTCGCAGAGCACACGGAATCACCCACAGCCACGCAACGTCGCCGCGAAAGCGAAGCCTTTCACGCTGCGGAATTCAAGAAGCAAATCGCGGCTGGCGTCCCCTTCGCCGTAGGTTCTGACGTAGGTCCATTCCCACACGGCACACAGGCGCGCGAGATGGAACTCATGGTGAAGTACGGCATGAGCGCTGCAGACGTCCTGCACGCAGACCTCATCAACGGCGCAAAACTTCTCGATTGGGAAAACAGCATCGGTCAGTTAAAGCCCGGCTTCTTTGCAGACGTCATCGCTGTTCCCGGCGATCCCATCAAAGACATCTCCGCTCTTACGCACGTGCAATTCGTAATGAAAAATGGCGAGGTGATCAAGCGATGA
- a CDS encoding alkaline phosphatase family protein, whose translation MRSFRSFAASLLVAALASAAVPALHAQAYTGSPKLVVELVFDQFRGDYLDRWRTDFKAKNGWNLFLKQGVHYTDCYYDYANLVTGPGHSTIGTGAYTDGHGIPVNDWYEKGPDGKIRSVQSIDDDRYTIVGEAPGAKTSPGASPHFQVASTLGDELVLATGGKARVYGVSLKDRAAILTSGHATKAAFWTDHESGRWITSTYWMNQLPSWVEDFNKGEEVAKARAASNIPKGSFYELVGATQQGVAYQLDFAKALIQNEHLGHNPDGVTDLITISISSTDIAGHRYGPDEGHQRALVDATDVELDRFFTWIDQTVGLKNVYVSLTGDHGVSASVNAAIGMGMPARGIATKPLYDFVEKALHDKFKPKSNVKYVLGGESPWLQIDPEPFEAQGITEEQAEEATSKAVFDYFVSQPRDTAQHAGAVGGRLPEPMRVQYVYTATQLRNGQVPDTDQGRRELHSYSPVVRWAVHLNFGAYQYYGSETGTTHYSQNSYDRHVPLDFYGAPFQPGTYRNMVQPVDIAATFASLLRINRPSAAVGTVRIEALKPERTTVPATTLKK comes from the coding sequence ATGCGTTCGTTCCGATCTTTTGCTGCCTCTCTGCTCGTTGCTGCCCTTGCGTCTGCAGCCGTGCCCGCGCTCCACGCACAGGCTTACACCGGCTCGCCCAAACTCGTTGTTGAACTCGTCTTCGACCAGTTTCGCGGCGACTACCTGGACCGCTGGCGCACCGACTTTAAGGCAAAGAACGGCTGGAACCTGTTCCTGAAGCAGGGCGTGCATTACACCGACTGCTATTACGACTACGCAAACCTCGTCACCGGCCCCGGCCACTCCACCATCGGCACCGGTGCATATACAGACGGCCACGGCATCCCCGTCAACGACTGGTATGAGAAGGGCCCCGACGGCAAGATTCGCTCCGTCCAGTCCATTGACGACGACCGCTACACCATCGTGGGCGAAGCCCCCGGGGCCAAGACTTCCCCCGGCGCATCGCCCCACTTCCAGGTCGCTTCCACACTGGGCGATGAACTCGTTCTCGCGACCGGCGGCAAAGCCCGCGTCTACGGCGTCTCGCTAAAGGACCGCGCTGCCATCCTCACCAGTGGCCACGCCACCAAGGCAGCCTTCTGGACCGACCATGAATCCGGCCGCTGGATCACCTCCACCTACTGGATGAACCAGCTCCCGTCATGGGTAGAAGACTTCAATAAGGGCGAGGAAGTCGCCAAGGCGCGCGCAGCTTCGAACATCCCGAAAGGCAGCTTCTACGAACTCGTAGGTGCAACGCAGCAGGGTGTTGCCTACCAGCTCGACTTCGCGAAGGCGCTCATCCAGAACGAGCACCTCGGCCATAACCCCGATGGCGTCACCGACCTCATCACCATCTCCATCTCGTCCACTGACATTGCCGGTCACCGCTACGGTCCGGACGAAGGCCACCAGCGCGCCCTGGTCGACGCAACTGACGTGGAACTCGACCGCTTCTTCACTTGGATCGACCAAACCGTCGGCCTGAAGAACGTCTACGTCTCCCTCACGGGCGACCACGGCGTTTCCGCCAGTGTCAACGCGGCCATCGGCATGGGCATGCCTGCACGTGGCATCGCCACCAAGCCGCTGTATGACTTCGTGGAAAAGGCACTGCACGACAAGTTCAAGCCCAAGAGCAACGTGAAGTACGTCCTCGGTGGCGAATCGCCCTGGTTGCAGATCGATCCCGAACCGTTCGAGGCGCAGGGCATCACGGAAGAGCAGGCAGAAGAAGCCACTTCCAAGGCTGTCTTTGACTACTTCGTCAGCCAGCCACGCGACACCGCGCAGCACGCCGGTGCCGTTGGCGGACGCCTCCCCGAACCCATGCGCGTGCAGTACGTCTACACCGCAACCCAGCTTCGCAACGGTCAGGTCCCCGACACCGATCAGGGCCGCCGCGAACTTCACAGCTACTCGCCCGTGGTCCGCTGGGCTGTCCATCTGAACTTCGGCGCATACCAGTACTACGGTTCGGAAACCGGCACCACGCACTATTCGCAGAACTCGTACGACCGCCACGTGCCGCTGGACTTCTACGGCGCTCCCTTCCAGCCCGGCACCTATCGCAACATGGTGCAGCCGGTAGATATCGCAGCAACATTCGCCTCACTGCTGCGCATCAATCGCCCTTCCGCGGCTGTGGGAACAGTACGCATCGAAGCATTGAAACCCGAACGGACCACGGTGCCAGCTACTACACTGAAGAAGTGA
- a CDS encoding ABC-F family ATP-binding cassette domain-containing protein: MPPILNAQSVSKRYGARVLFQNVSLVVSDGERLGLVGPNGAGKSTLLNILAGREDADTGEVAVRKRARVGVIHQISEFPAGMTVRGVLERALVDGNVPENEHEQRLRELMGRTGFPDENAEARSLSGGWRKRLAICEGVIVEPDVLLLDEPTNHLDLGGIEWLEELLNYIPSACVIISHDRYFLEAVSNETAELNRVYPDGIFRVHGAYSKFLEERELYLAAQAKQTESLRNQVKTEIEWLRRGPKARTTKSKARIDKAHEMIGELADRNARAQKASANIDFVATDRQTKRLIEAENVSLEFDGKTVVRDLNYVMTARARVGLVGPNGSGKTTILRLLTGELEPTSGTIKRANQLRVVYFSQAREIDTSLTLRQALSPEGDSVVHNGRQVHVASWAARFLFTGEQLNQPVERLSGGERARVLIARLMLQPADLLLLDEPTNDLDIPTLEILEESLLEYPGALVLVTHDRYMLNRVATTVLGLDGKGNTEQFADFAQWEDWMNEKPVAAPPIVEVAKPVEVVEPAAAKKKLSFNEQREWSSLEERIATAESRVTAAELALASPAIAVDAAALQDALLEQTNAQGELAELYARWEVLAERAM, encoded by the coding sequence ATGCCGCCGATTCTTAACGCGCAATCCGTCTCGAAGCGCTATGGCGCACGTGTCCTGTTTCAGAATGTTTCGCTGGTTGTTTCTGATGGCGAACGGCTTGGCTTAGTCGGGCCGAATGGCGCTGGCAAGTCCACGCTACTGAATATTCTTGCTGGGCGCGAAGATGCCGACACCGGCGAAGTGGCCGTGCGCAAGCGCGCGCGTGTTGGCGTGATTCATCAGATCAGCGAGTTCCCTGCCGGCATGACGGTGCGCGGCGTTCTGGAGCGTGCGCTGGTGGACGGCAACGTGCCGGAGAACGAGCATGAACAGCGGCTGCGCGAGTTGATGGGCCGCACTGGATTTCCTGACGAGAACGCGGAGGCGCGGAGCCTGTCGGGCGGATGGCGCAAGCGGCTGGCCATCTGCGAAGGCGTCATCGTTGAGCCTGACGTGTTGCTTCTAGACGAGCCGACGAACCATCTTGATCTGGGTGGCATTGAGTGGCTGGAAGAATTGCTCAACTACATCCCCAGCGCGTGCGTAATTATTTCGCATGACCGCTATTTTCTTGAGGCTGTCAGCAACGAAACGGCTGAGCTGAACCGTGTGTATCCTGACGGCATCTTCCGCGTGCATGGTGCGTACTCAAAGTTTCTGGAAGAGCGCGAGTTGTACCTGGCAGCGCAGGCAAAGCAGACGGAGAGTCTGCGTAACCAGGTGAAGACAGAGATTGAGTGGCTGCGCCGCGGGCCGAAGGCTCGTACGACGAAGAGCAAGGCACGCATTGATAAAGCGCACGAGATGATTGGCGAATTGGCTGATCGTAATGCGCGCGCGCAGAAGGCATCCGCGAATATTGATTTTGTTGCTACGGATCGGCAGACGAAGCGGCTGATTGAAGCTGAGAATGTTTCCCTGGAGTTCGACGGGAAGACGGTAGTTCGTGATCTTAACTATGTGATGACGGCGCGAGCACGCGTTGGACTGGTTGGACCGAACGGCAGCGGCAAGACTACGATTCTGCGGTTGTTGACGGGTGAGTTGGAACCGACCAGCGGAACGATCAAGCGGGCGAATCAGCTTCGTGTGGTTTATTTTTCGCAGGCTCGTGAGATTGATACGTCGCTGACGCTGCGGCAGGCGTTGTCGCCTGAGGGTGATTCAGTTGTTCACAATGGGCGGCAGGTGCATGTGGCCAGTTGGGCTGCGCGCTTTCTGTTTACGGGTGAGCAGTTGAATCAGCCGGTGGAACGGTTGAGCGGTGGCGAACGCGCGCGTGTGTTGATTGCGCGGTTGATGTTGCAGCCTGCGGATTTGCTGCTGCTGGATGAGCCGACGAACGATCTGGACATCCCCACGTTGGAGATTCTGGAAGAGAGTCTGCTGGAGTATCCCGGTGCACTGGTGCTGGTGACGCATGATCGCTACATGTTGAACCGTGTGGCGACGACGGTGCTTGGCTTGGATGGCAAGGGCAACACGGAACAGTTTGCGGACTTTGCGCAGTGGGAAGACTGGATGAATGAGAAGCCAGTGGCTGCTCCACCGATTGTGGAAGTGGCAAAGCCCGTGGAAGTGGTGGAACCCGCTGCTGCGAAGAAGAAGTTGAGCTTCAACGAACAGCGTGAGTGGTCGTCACTGGAAGAGCGTATTGCCACGGCGGAATCGCGTGTGACTGCTGCGGAGCTTGCGTTGGCGAGTCCTGCGATTGCAGTGGATGCTGCAGCGCTGCAGGATGCGCTGCTGGAGCAGACGAATGCTCAAGGTGAGTTGGCGGAACTGTATGCGCGATGGGAAGTGCTGGCCGAACGCGCGATGTAA